The Telopea speciosissima isolate NSW1024214 ecotype Mountain lineage chromosome 11, Tspe_v1, whole genome shotgun sequence genome includes the window CTCCAACAAAGAAATGTGTGATTTACTCTACCCTACTGATTCTATCTGTCTCCCTTGGAATCTAATTAACCAATATTTTGAACTTGCGGATGCAACTATTAACTTCACTAGTGTTAATTTTAAATGGTGTAACAATGAAACTCTCTACCATAGCTCTACTTGGATGAGTAATCCTAATACTTTAGATCTTGTAAATTTATCTTTTTAGTAATATAAtctttttttctcataaaaaaaaagaaaaaagatgtcTTTGGAGAGTTGGGCTCACATTCACGTACTTGAACGACTCACAGTCGTTCAGATCGAATCCATTCCATGTGGGTCCTATAAAGATTCAGAAGGAATCCACTCTATTTACGTGAACGTGATCTTGACTCGTCTttgaataggaataataaggataaatgaccaaaacctCCCGTTGTTACCAATTGTTGCGTGCCGCCTACATGAAAACCTTCCCTAAGAAATAAAgggattttcttgtttttttttttttgatgataaaataaaatatattaaaaactaACTAATCGAAAAATATACAAATATTTTAGTCTGAGCATGCCTAACTAGATTAAAGGCTATAGCTATACAAAAGGGATTTTCTTGTTGACAACCCTTAAAGTGTCAAATGTTTTTGCAAACTTTTTTGTTTATGGGAAAAAATGTTCCTCTACTTGTGATGTAAGAAAACCACACATCTAAGATCTAACCGTCATGATTATCCCACCCTATTTGATCAATGGCTGTAATTACCTTTAGGCTTTAACTCTTCCCCATACCCATCCCAACACCATCGATGCCCCGTGATGATGTGATTCTCCTTCATTGTGGGTGGAGGACAATTGttcccctcctccctcctccctcctcccttttTAACTCTCTTGGTATTAcacattttcttttaataaaattctattattTCATATGCGATTTGAAAAAATATACAAGACAATAACAACCTTTAAGAAAGACATGATCGAATATTACCTTCAAACTATTCATGGATTGCATTCTAGGTTGCTAATGCATTGTGAGATGCAACAaaaagttgtttttatcatatCAGAATGTATtatcgacttagaatgcattctaaaaaTGTACAAAACTAAACGCAGCCTAAAATTACTAGTAGATtaaaaatatctctctctctctctctctctctctctctacagtgtgagtgtgagtgtgagtgtgagtGCAAGATGGACATGCATGTGCCATAATATATAGTACCTTAGCTTTGTAGAGTTGGTCGTAGAGTACATCTCTAAGAGACCATGAGAAGACCAAATCCACAAGACCTGAACCCATTTTAGGCTCGCTGGATCAACCAGCAGGAACAGCTGTTTCAGAAGACAAAGAAGCAAACCAGGAAAACAGGACCGGGGGCCGAAAtattctttcctcttcctcGTCAGTAGTCGCTCGTCAGGCTCTAAGAAGAAACTGAATACGCCGGAGATGGAAGGAAGACTAAAGGGTAACGTGGACTTCAAGGGACCATAGAAATTTATTGCTGCGCGTGTTTTCCGTGTTGTTATTGACGATCCatctttttttgtatttcagAAGTCCTGCACGACCTacgagaaagaaaaagaaattactcTATAACCAGTAGAAGGATGAGACTTCCATCCtcccataaaaaattaaatcataATGGCAAGAGAAAGTATTATAACCAATAGAAGGATGAGATTTCCATCCTCCCATAAAAATTATGCTGTTCCAACCAATCACTTTTATTCCCCGAGTGGGTGTGGGAAAATGAGTTCGGTTCTTCTGcatgtaccaacaggtgaacggaCGTACATGTGAGACCCGACCACCTGTcctttttttaccatttacaaggggaggaggggtttttatggaaacaaaattaaaatgtgattggctccaTGTCTTAGTGGACATTTTAGTCAATAATCTTTAAATATATGATATAATaattgtttagggtttagagtgtaGGGTTTTTGCACCGCCTAAGTGTCCTACATGGCTACATCTTCTCACAATAATTAAATCAtttagaaccaaaaaaaaaaaaaacaaatataaaataacTTGATTTTTGTATTGAGTTTTTCTCCACCCATGGTCGAAGGATTGAGGGGTTCAGATGATGTCCATAGTACATCGCACAATattgaggggaggggggattTTCAATCATTTCGAAATAAGGTTCAGatgtacccccccccccccccctccccccaaaaaaaaaaaaaaaaggtttagaTGTTTATGGCCATTGATAGATGTATGGTTACTTGACTGCATGGtcaaggaaaactttcttcttgACCAACAAGAATGATAGGTTATATCAATTAAGTCCAAATCTCCTCTTATAACGTTAACCACCACAATCAATTTCACACCATCCATGGGCTATGTGGACACCTATTGGGTGCAGGGACCAtaccccatggatggtgtgagatcgaTCATTTGTGTATCATCCATGGTGTGGGGACTACACCCCATGGATGGCTAACAAGAATGGTAGCTAGGGGATGGGCTTTGAAGATATAATGTCCCCTGAAAGATAACTAcaacaaaaaaggaacaaaaccCTGTCTTTAGTTTAGTCCGTTTAAAACATCTAGATTTCTAGCTATTAAAACTTGTTCATCAGATCAGGCATCATCAGTAGCTCTCTACTTAATAttccaagagagagaaaaagggtgTTCATATAAGAAGAGAAGAGGCCAACCCATGATCATCAAACTACTAAACTGTAAAGAAGAGATGTGTAAATGGCAAACCTGGGCATGTGTGTTTGCTTTCCTTCCTTCTGATCTATCTCCACTCACCAATCTCTTCTTCCACCCACCAGCAGCATTAAACATAAGCAGAGAAACACTTTCAGTCTCACTACCTTTTTGTTTCCCAAACACATATAATAGAGTTTCAAATGCAAGAGGGAACAAGGGAGAAAGAATAAACAGATTACTTAGCTCCAAAGGAAGGaacaagggagaaagaatgaaCAGATTACTTAGCtccaaaggaaggaagaaaaaagcaAAGATAACCTCGTAAAGGAAAGCTAGCATTACTGATTCATAAGTATAAGAAACTCAACAGCAACTATGATATCCCCTCTTTTATTCACTTGTATCTTTCtatcacctccatttatggTTTGAGGTATCTCTATCCCGTACTGATTTTGCAAGCGATCCAGTAcggacaaagggtaaaatggttaaaatatttatttttaaaaaaaaatcaaggataAATTTGTCCGACACAGCGATCCGATTCTGATAccttgcactaaaaccatgatcatCTCAAAGAAAAGCTCAATTCAAAaggcagagagaaagagactttGTTCTCTAGTCTTCCGTCTTTCGGCTAGTCTTCCATATGTGACCTGTCAATgcgaactctctctctctctataatgGATCAAATCACAACCGTTAGAATTAGTAGTGCAGGCCATTCCAGTACTCCATATCCAATCAAATGTTATGATCCTTAGAAAGAATTCTCTAAAGCTCTGAGCCCCTTTGTGGAAACCATTGCATTGAAAAGCAAAAGTTAGTGTAGTCTAATGGGCCCCATTGGATATGATTACGTCGGGTTACCCAAACCCGCTAggattgttttcttttttcttcctcaaaTGCCGGTGAGTCTATCtttagagagagatggagagagagaaagcaaagaaaaaggGTCTGTGGTCGTTGCCTTGTTGGGCAACTCATAGAATCTTTAACCAGTTGATGTTCAACAGGCTGGAGTAGGTCGGGTTTTAACACAATTGGGTCATTGAGGTTAAGTCTGCAAGTGACGTCGGTAGCAGACGTAGCACCAATAATGAGACGATAAAGGGTTTAATGTGTTCACACCGTCTTTGGGGTTAAGTCAgcacagagagagggagagagaaatcaGGCGTTATCCTCAAGTATTAATTTTACGCATGCCCGGGAATCCAATGTCATCCATGGAATCAAAAACAGGAATTGATTGTTTCTAGTAATTCATTTATTATTTGCAGATgattactttttcttttgaaaaaatgaATCTTCAAGAGATTACTTCTTTGAAGGATTGTTTGGATCTTTATTACTATGCAACAAGTCAATCCATCAACCTCAATAAATTTGGTATCTCTTTCAGTCCCAACACACAGGTAAGATTTAACTGAAGGTTTCCTCGGGTCCTTAAAGTTTGTTATGGAGAAGGACCATCCATACATCTTGGACTATTAGCAGATTTTGGTATATCAAAGTCAAATCTCTTCCAAGATATTAAGGACCATACCCTTAAAAAGCTACAAAGTTGAAAACAACAATTACTCTCTTATGTAGGTAAAGAAGTGATGCTTAAGTCTGTTGCTCTTTCCATGTCAAATTATGCATGCATCCACTTCAAGTTTCCTGTATCTCATCACAATCAAATTCCAAACGTGACAACAAATTTTTTCTAGGGAAACTTAGAAGACAAAGCAAATATTCACTGGAATTTATGGATTCAATATTTGTGCCGCTCTAAAGAGAAAGGAGGTTTAGGTTTTCGTGACCCCCGCCTTCAAAACCAAGCACTCCTTGCTAAAGTCGCATGACGTCTGTGGTCTTCATCAAAATCTTATTGAGCCAAAATTTTAAAGTCTATTTATTTTCCCAACAGTGACTTCCTTCATGCAAGACTGGGTAACCAACCTTCATGGGGATGGCATAGTATTCTTGAAGGTCGTAAAGTGTTTTTCAATGGCCTCATGTGACAAGTAGGTGATGGGTCTAGAATCAATATTTGGGAGGATAGGTAGATATATTCCTTCAAATAAGAACTTCAAAATTCATAATCCTAGGCTTGATTGATGCAATATTGAATGAGATTCTGAACTTATTGACCATGAGAATAGGAGATGACGTATGGATTTGCTCGATTCAATCTTTAGCCCAATAGATAAATCAATAATCCTTAATATCAACCTCAGTTTATACCACTTGGAGGACCGTcatgtttggggggggggggggcatctAAAATAGGCCAATTTCTGTTAAAACAACTTATCATTTCTTGTCAAATCTACGGGGTGATGAGTCGTCATTAAGACCTTCCTCCTCTAGATCTTCATCAATTGATCATATTCTGGATGGGATGTGAAAACAGATCTGGTCAGCCCAAACtctattgaagatcaagaattTTCTTTGGCGGATTTGCGTCCAAGGATTGGCTACCCAAGGAAGCCCTCACACATAGGCATGTTCCCCTTGATACATCATGCTTTAGATGTGATTGTCAGATGGAGACAATAAACCATATATTATTTGATTGTGATTTTACAAGGGCGGTATGGTTTGGCAACTATTTGTCTTACTACGTTCCCCAAAATCCAAAGTCCCATATTTGGATTCAGGAATGAGATTCTTTGTTTTCCTCTGATGAGAGCATCGGCCGAGgttctttctcttttgcctCCTTCATTTGTTGGAGCATATGGAAGGCCTAGAATGATATTATTTTCAGCAAGAACAAATGGAATCCAGAAGAAGTGGTAAGGCATGCGGAGCAATCTTTTTATGAATTTAATAAGGCAGAGACAGAGTCTACACGTTTATGTTCTTCTCCAACATCCTTCGATGTGGATTAGAGCCACCTTCAGCTGGTTTTGTTAAGTTAAATTGTGTTGCCACACTCCCTAAAGATGGTACAAGTGAAGATATTGGTTACATAATTCGAGACAGTTTTGGTGCACAAATCTCTGTAGTTTAAGATTATGTTGCATTCAATTCGGCAATAGTGGGTGAAGCTCTTTCAATCCGTACTGGACTTCTTCATACTAAATAAATGGTTTTGGATAACATTGTGATGGAATCGAATATTTGGAGGTGATTTCCATTCTTACAAATCCTAAAAGAACCACTACTCGTCTCAGTATTAACCCAATTATTCAGGACATTATCATTGTAATAGTCTCTTTTCAATCAATTTTATTCTCGTATATATCCAGGACATACAATAGTGTTGTGGATAGTCTGGCAAGGAAGGTCCTATCAATTTCGTGTAAGACAAATTAGCCGCATTCTATTCCTTAGCTTTCATGAACTAATTGTTCAAGAGACCTTGTGTATTCCACGAAATTCTAATGAATGAATCTTCTTACTAccgtaaaaaagaaaaaacaatcaaaaccaAGGAGAAATCAAAACCATATCTAATTGAGAACTTGAATGCATTTTCAATATCGAAACCATACCAAGTCAATTTAGTTTTGATACAACTTTTATTCGATTTCATAAATAGTTCCTTATTCGGCTTGGTTCAATTTTACTACTGTTTTTATACATGATTTCATAAACcatatttcatatataatatataatgaGATACATAATTTATAAATATTATTGTACAAGTGTGTTCTGGGTTTGATTTGAAAATAGATAATTTGGTATAGTATAATTTGTATCGAACGATTTTGCCTTATGTAACGTCCCAAACCCGCATAGGATATTAGGCACTGCTCTCACAAACACCGACGCAGAAGGTCACAAACATGCATACATATACAAGAGCAATAATATAAGAGGTTGTGGGGTGAGGTATTAGAAATTTGAGCTatacccatgtgtctgggcgcatccTACGCCTCTTCTGTAGAGAACATcattcttttataaaaaaacagggGCAATTCTGTCCCATCCAGACCGATTCAGGGCGATCCTTAGGATGGTGCTATTTGACTCGGCATCTTAATTCGCAATTCTCATTACTGTGGCGATCTCATCAGAGAAAGTGTGAGGAGGAACCCAAAGTGGGAGTTAAAGAGGGCCCAACATTGGAGTCGCAAATCATAGCAAAGGATCGAAGAATCGAAGTGGAATGCCTCCGAAATCCGAAACCCTATCGAGGTCTGCTCCTGCAGATCAAGCAGATTCCATGGATCCCCTGTTCCATCTCCTCAAGATCATCCCTTTCGGCTTCCTTCGCGTTCCTCGAATGCGTCTGAAGTTGCCCTCGATCTCTCTCCCCTCTGCCATGACTGTCTACGCCCTTGTTCTGCTGACCTACTTCATGGTTGTATCAGGCATCATTTACGACGTCATCGTTGAACCTCCAGGTATCGGCAGCACCCAGGATAGACACACCGGCGCTGTCCGACCCGTTGTGTTTCTTCCTGGCCGTGTTAATGGTCAGTACATCATTGAAGGTCTCTCTTCTGGCTTCATGTTCGTTCTTGGTGGTATCGGCATTGTTCTCTTGGATCTTGCTCTCGATCGCAATCGTGCTAAGATCGTCAAGGTGTCCTTTGCTTCTGCTGGGATCTCATCGGTTATCATTGCTTATGTCATGAGTATGCTCTTTATTCGAATCAAGATCCCGGCCTATCTAAGATAAGGGAAGTTGTGTATTTAGGGAACATTTTTGTTATTTCAGGAATTTTGTGTTGAATCATGAACCCCTTCATCCCCACCCCCCCTTTACTTTGATAGGACATCATCTGATTTACTTCTTATCTTCCAATGAATACAGTCATCTTATATAAGTGTGGAGGTGAAATGAGGGTACCTATGGCTGTCATTGTATGTGGTAGTCTTGATTTCTGGTAATTAAGAAGCAGGGTTTTGCCAGGTTGATAACTGATTCTCAGAACTTTAGGCAAATCATTTGTTTCCGATTTAATTTTCTAACAAACTAACTTGGACACCACTGGCAAACCACATCTATCTTGTCGCTTTCAATATGGTCTTACAAATGTGTATTTAGTAAAGATCTTTAGTTATTTTCAGGAATTGTGTGTCGAATCATTGGCCCTTTTCCCCCCGTAATTTAATAGGACATGATTTGGGTTTACTTATCTCTGTAGTACTTTGTTAGGTGATGAATACAGACATGCTTTAGCAGTTTGGAGGTGAAATGGGCTACCAATGGTTCCCATGTGAATAGGGTAGTTTTGGTTTTAGGTAGTTAAGGAGCATGATTGTGCCATATTGGCAGCAGATGCTGTGAACGTTAGGCAAACCATTTGTTGATTTGAACATGAACCTTTCTATTGGTAATTAAATTAAGGCTtaattgagttgagttgagtttgagTTATTAAACCTTAGCTTGTGCCTTGGTCGAATTCATTTCCTATGAAAGGGAATATGTTCTGAGTTAATTTTCTAACAAACTTGGACACCACTAACAAACCACATGTTACTTGTTGCTATAATGAGAATTTTCTGGttcctcatattttttttttttatggtacgAAGAAATCTATTCACCTTGCTGTATCAGTTCCTCATATGAGCTTATAAATGTGTTTCCTATTGTCCTTGCATCCTTGGTATCTAAATGCAATGAACTGTAGGCATTTGTGTGCCATATGAATTTTGGTGAATATGTTTGTGCATCGAATTATATGGCCCATTTGGGTGTGAGAATATGCATGCGCTTGTACCTAAAATCTGGGGAAATTTAACTTCTTCATGTTTTTCGTCTGCAACTTTATGTGTTTTGGGTTGACCGTGAGCCATCTTCTGATTGACAGTAGTTACAATGGTTCTTAGTGGCTTATTCGTGGCGTCATGCAGTGGGACACTGGGAAGTTATTAAGTAGAGCAACAGCATCCCAATTTCGAAGTATTTGGAATATGAACGTTATAGAAGTGGCAGGTTACCCCTGAATCAGAAGAAACATACATGAGTCGGTTGTTGAATTGATATTAGATCTTCTGAGCAGACTAGACTTATAGAATTCTAGTGGGGAAACGGGTGGATAAGAGCATGTAGCAAAACATTTCTGGCCACTTTTTAGCGAAGTCCTCCATATCAATAGAACTGGGTGTATTTCCAGGGTAGAAAATTGTGGAACTTTTCAGTACCGTATGCAGCGTAATTAGTAAATGGTTGTCAGTCCATGATAAACTAATTAATAGAGTGTGGGAGTCTGGGGGATATTCTCTATACTTATATGATTTGAATTGCCAATGGTGCCAACTTTGCAGTAGTTGATTTATATAGGGGAATGTACTCTGACAGATTCCATTTGCATTACGCTGGTGCGTGTGGAGGGAGCCGAATAGAAGTATTCAAACACAAATACATGCAGAAATGGAGGTGAAAAGGAGGGTtataatgggggggggggatacaaTGGGTCTGATGCAGTTGCAAGTGGCAGTCCAATGGTTTGAAACAAGCTTTTTGGGAAGTTAGGTTATAGGCTgggccttttattttattgggttttattGTAACgagcctaatttataagcccataaagtgggggTGAGGTTAATACATGGTATTAGTAGTTAAGTTAAATGTTTAAGTTAGATTAGGGTACTTAATAGTTATGTTTTGAGCCCACTAAGTCAAGTCAGTATGAGAGAGTGACTGGAGCCCTTTTATGAGTCGGTCTAGAAAATTTGAAaggttatatatatgtatactccCATCAGTTAGACATGAGTTGATAATAGAAATAGAAgttttttttaagagttttgaATTGTTATGCAAATGGGACTGGTATTCCAGATCTATCctgtttcttttctgttatttttcttctaGTTCAGAATTCTactggagagagagataccgccaagtgactatttcagatatttggggtctatcatgcacaaagaaggtgacatagatgatgatgtttcacaaagaattaaagtgggatggatgaagtggagaggtgtgaccggagtactgtgtgaccaAAACATTCCTGTGAAGCTTAAAAGAAAGTTTTACAGGACTGTTGTCCGActtgctatgatgtatggggcggaaagttgggcaattaagaagtgccatatagcgaagctatgtgttgtAGAGATGAAGATGCTAAGATAGATgtgacaaaactaggaaggataaagtgaggaacgaacgtattagagctgatgtgggagttgccccagtcagtgacaagctctgagaatattgtctgaggtggtttggccatgtgcaacagAGGCCTGTGGATGCCCTggtaaggaggagtgatttgatcctgattgaaggagctaaaagagctaggagcagacctaaaatgacaataggtgaggttgtgaggaatgacatgcatagtctgggtcttgtgccaagtatgatctcagatagagcctattggagggcaaggatccacgttgtcgacaccatgtagctgagattttcctgtaATACtcggctatcctctttcctcttacattcatttttcatttttcatttctcacttttcttatctcatttcttcttttttattcttcattcctcttatagtcttactttcctttccatttgtgaggacctcagttttctctaatttgttttgaaaggatccatgtagccaaccccatttagttgggataaggctgagttgttgtgaATTCTACTGTAAGGTGctatctcttctttcctttcttctattttttttcaattcttcttctgtttctttccCCCCCTGGTTTCTTGTTCTGGGTGGATACTCTGTTCTCTGTCAAGTTTCagcttcctttttatttttgatacaTATGGATACCCTGTTCTCTGTCAAGTTtcagtttcctttttttttttatacatatcTTCTCTAGTAGTTGAAATGTTGGTCTAAAATTTAGTAGTTATACTTCTCATCATTCTCTCTTGGAGTCTCTTGGtgttttttttagtttattcaTCACTTTATAGACCTATCATACATCCTGctctgttttggtttttttttttctgtaactGTCCCATCGATCCACCAAAAGATTCATTAAGACTCTATTTTCTGGTTTctgattttcaaaattattacGGCATTTGATAGATCTGAATCATATTATACTCGACCAGAAAATTATGCTGAACAGACCAATGGTTTGTTAGATATTGAACTTTTAGTAATAGCTGTCAATTCTGTCCCTGTTCTGCTAGTATCTATTTCTATTGATTCTGAACTGTAGTATGCTGTGTGCTTCTAGCAGACCAGCCAGGGCTATTGGCTGGGTCAGAACTGGACCAAGAAAGTGGTCCAATTGACTTATCCATTCAGTGTCCAGATTCATTAAATCTGTCCAGTCTTTGATCATAGATTCCTGATGTCATTGGAAATCCTTCAGTCCAAATTGTGGAGGCTTCCTAGCagccttatttttattttaattcactATTGCAATCATTAATCAGGCTGGAACTAAGTTATTTGATTCCAGTCCTGTTAGGTtgccttttttattatttaacgATGTTTGGACATCAGCACTGTGCAAAATCAGGCTGTGATTGGAGAGTTGGAATCAgtttatgttttgtttatttttcctttttagtccTGGATTGGAACCTTTCTTGCTTAGGGTCTGAGTCAGTTATACAACATTACAAATGCATGTAAAGGGCTACAGCCCTATCATTGATTTCAATGAATGAGAAGCTCTTTTGCTTTGTTGGTCTGTGGATTTTAGACTTAAAACATTTGTGGATTCAGGTGTAGATTGCTCAGTGGATTCTGAGTGGGTGCTTCTGTGGATTTCCTAAACCagttcttatttcttctttcaaatATCAGGTCAGAATACTTAAACTTTTCTACCCTGTGATTTCAGTCTAGGTTATTCTTATCTAGAACATCAGATATGGAACTGATTATTGCTGTCTTTTCCCTATTGATTACCTTCTGAAACTTGGAACCATGTTCTGTTTTAAGAAACTCAAGGTCTAGTTGACTTTCAGGTTTCCTACTTCAAATCAACTTCTTCGAAACTTGATTTTCTGAAACACATTTTTGATCCTACTGATTTTGAATACTGTTCACAAACAATCCCTAGTTTAGGCTATTATTATTTACCGTTTAGAACCCTAAATTCTGCCAATCAAATCACAGTTTCTGGAGTTCTAAATAATCCGTTCCAGTAGGATTCTTCATTATTTGGAAATCTCACTGTTGGATCCTGTTAAGAAGaccactcgacctaagtttcTGCCCCACCTGACTGGTTTTAATTAAGTTGTTAGCTTGTCCTTTAAATCTTGTTCTTATTCCTATACTTGCGATCCTGTCACAAGCTAATCTCCCGCTGGATTTCCCTAGTGTGGGATTAGTTCTGCATCCCTTGGGTGGCCTCCCTGACTCTTCCCTTGACTTATTCTTGACCAATACATGACCATTTTTAGCACAGAAAGAAAATGATTTGCATTTTCCGTTGGAAAAAATCAAGGTTCTTCTTGGGCTATGGCCTTTTCTGGCTGGTAATGATTTTGGTCTGGGTTCGGGCTGAAACCAAGAgcaaagaaaggagagagagagctccaTTGACTTTCACCATGGTGGAAGGTGAGAAACCAAAGATAGTGGTAGGCCACTCAAAGTGATGGACCAAATCAAGTTGTTCTTATGTTGGACTTCCTCCTTGCTCGGCCAAGGTGAGGGGTGTCGGTGGTCGTGAGAGACTGACAGACAGAGAGGTCAGAAGCAGTCGGAGAGACACACGGTCAACAGAATTATTagtcatgatttttttttgtctggttCCACCGTATTAATACAAAGGTTGTATTTCAGGGACTCGCGTTCATGACATCAACCCTCTGTTGAATGATCGTTGGGTTACCACATTACACTTGGTCCTAATGATTTCAGGCAAGTGAGTGCACTAACAAGTTAAATCAAGTGGCAAACATGATGTGGATCAGGATTCAGGACAGAATGGGGAAAGGAAAACTAATGCAGCGTTTgttatgcattcttgaaatgcattttaagtcaattttgcattcttagatgataagaaagtgaaaaggattctgtccagcacCCTGCCAGGGATTTGGTGGGGGCGagaaaagaccgcctcaccctTGCTCGAGCAAGGTACTCGGACAGGGGTGAGGCGATCTTTTCACGCCTCACCAAGTTCGGTGTTGCACATGCAGCCTGAGCAGGGTGCTGGACAGGAGCTGACTCCATAAGAAAGTGGCTTAGCTCTGGACCCATTTTTTCGATTTTCCCTGATTATGGTGTAGCTCTGCCTCTGCTCCTAGATTTCTGACTTGAAAAGCCTATCAAATATACAAATTTTATAATCGACTTCTGCTTCCAACGCCAAAACCCAGAAGTAGGAACTAAGCTAAACATAGTAACATACTACAAAACATTCATGGATCAATAAAAAATTGGTATAATTGCTAGGGGTAATGGATTTTATTGATCTTTATGAAACGGAGTTTGATCACTATTTTTTGTCGATGTGTTGGGTACCTTCTGGCCATTCATCTAAGAAAATAGTTCTTACACTCATGGTAGAAACCCATTCATACTCAATATTTATTCTTTTCCACATGGACAACTGATGAGCTATCTCAACCGTGGGATAGAGAGGTTATGGATTGTATTAGTTGCATGCCAAATT containing:
- the LOC122646057 gene encoding oligosaccharyltransferase complex subunit OSTC-like, coding for MPPKSETLSRSAPADQADSMDPLFHLLKIIPFGFLRVPRMRLKLPSISLPSAMTVYALVLLTYFMVVSGIIYDVIVEPPGIGSTQDRHTGAVRPVVFLPGRVNGQYIIEGLSSGFMFVLGGIGIVLLDLALDRNRAKIVKVSFASAGISSVIIAYVMSMLFIRIKIPAYLR